One stretch of Euphorbia lathyris chromosome 7, ddEupLath1.1, whole genome shotgun sequence DNA includes these proteins:
- the LOC136200693 gene encoding WD repeat-containing protein DWA2-like → MQGASSGVGYGLKYQARCISDVKADTDHTSFITGTLSLREENEVHLIRLSSGGTELICEGLFSHPNEIWDLSSCPFDQRIFSTVFSTGESYGAAVWQIPELYGQLNSPQLEKMASLDGHSGKVNCILWWPSGRNDKIISIDEENLLLWNLDCSKKAAQVQSKVSAGMLHYLSGGAWDPHDVNAIAATCDSSVQFWDLRTMKKTNSIDCSYVRDIEYDPKNKHMLITAEDESGIHIWDLRMPKFSIKELPGHAHWTWAIACNPEYDGLILSGGTDSTVNLWLASTSTSDEKTSQSLVESQTSKVDHLLNSYNDYEDSIYGLTWSSREPWIFASLSYDGRVVVESLKPLLAKR, encoded by the exons ATGCAAGGAGCTTCATCAGGCGTAGGATATGGTCTGAAATATCAG GCTAGATGCATATCAGATGTCAAAGCAGATACGGATCATACAAGCTTCATCACCGGCACTCTCAGTCttagagaagaaaatgag GTGCATTTGATCCGTCTGTCTTCAGGTGGAACTGAATTGATTTGTGAAGGTTTGTTTTCACATCCCAATGAGATCTGGGATCTCTCTTCCTGCCCCTTCGATCAACGCATCTTCTCCACTGTCTTCTCGACTG GTGAATCGTACGGAGCAGCAGTATGGCAGATCCCGGAGTTATATGGCCAGTTAAATTCACCGCAGCTGGAAAAGATGGCCTCGCTTGATGGACACTCTGGCAAGGTTAATTg CATTTTGTGGTGGCCATCTGGGAGAAATGATAAGATTATCAGCATTGATGAGGAGAATCTTCTTTTGTGGAATTTGGATTGTTCTAAAAAAGCAGCACAG GTGCAATCTAAGGTGTCAGCTGGTATGTTACACTACTTATCTGGGGGAGCCTGGGATCCACATGATGTCAATGCCATTGCAGCAACTTGTGATTCTTCAGTCCAGTTTTGGGATCTACGAACAATGAA AAAAACAAATTCAATCGACTGTTCTTATGTTCGTGATATTGAGTATGACCCCAAGAATAAGCACATGCTT ATTACCGCAGAGGATGAATCTGGGATACACATATGGGATCTAAGAATGCCAAAATTTTCTATTAAAGAGCTTCCTGGACATGCACACTG GACATGGGCGATTGCATGTAATCCTGAGTACGATGGGCTGATTctg AGTGGTGGTACTGATTCGACAGTTAACTTGTGGCTAGCTTCTACATCCACTAGTGACGAGAAGACATCTCAAAG CTTGGTGGAGTCACAAACTTCTAAAGTAGATCATTTGCTTAACTCATACAATGACTATGAAGACAGTATCTATG GCCTTACTTGGAGTTCGCGTGAGCCTTGGATTTTTGCATCTTTATCTTATGATGGCAGG GTAGTCGTAGAATCATTAAAGCCTTTACTTGCCAAAAGGTGA